Genomic window (Maylandia zebra isolate NMK-2024a linkage group LG11, Mzebra_GT3a, whole genome shotgun sequence):
TAATGTGATTCAAAATGATTTCACACCTGCTTCACAAACGTCATTTAAAGATGAGAACTCGCGCGTGGTTTGATCCCCAGGTGTGGTGGCTCAGGGCGTGCAGCGGTGCGTCGATTGGTTCGCCAACAGGTGGACGGCGTGTTTGGAGGCGATCCCCGTCCCCGTCATCAACTACATCCTCTGCATTTCAATGaagtttcacttcctgtgtgaCATCATGAAAGGTAAAAGGTTATACGTACCACGGGGTTATGAAATATCCACATCCAGCTGACCCCGCGGTCTCTACTCTTTCCAGTCAGACattactggtggtggtcagagggcccggtggcgccagtgtccggcagcctcgcctctgtcagtgcgccccagggtggctgtggctacattgtagctgccatcaccagtgtgtgaatgtgtgtgtgaatgtgtggatgacaggttgtgtaaagcgctttggggtccttagggactagaaaagcgctatataaatacaggccatttaccatttctaaCTCACAAACATCAGCATCAGAATACATTTAAACTGTCACCAGAAAgtctttgctttaaaaaataaaactgaaattggGCTCCGGCGCTTTGGTGTAATACCACTTTGAGCCACAAGGTGACACTGAGTTTAGCATCCAATCACAACACAGCATGACAACATTATTATTGTTAGCTCGGTGCTAGTTTGACATTTGTACAGAATTCACATTAAAGTAATATTTAGCGACTTGTTCTGGGAGCTCGAAGAGTAAAAACGAGcagttatatttttaaatagtaaaaaaacgACTACACTAAACCTTTCTGGTAAACGCTGCCATCTTGTGGTGgaagtttttattaaatttagCTCAAGGTTTTGCAAAAAGCACCTTTAAATTTGAAGGTGTGCAAACATTAGCTTCAGTGTTCTGAGCGGTATATCGTACTCAAGTGTCCTCAAACGTAAACGGCAGATTATTTTTGAGTTATTATTTCAGGGTTGATAGTCTTGGTGTTTTGGTGACTCTTCTGTGGTGCTGAAAAGGCAGCTGCTGTGATCTTTagttcttctcctcctcccatCAGTCATGACTCCGTGGTGCAGGGACAACATTCCCGTGGAGGGAAACTTTGGTCAACTCTTCGACCGGCTGAATGTTTCGGTTGACCTGCTGTCCAGAGAGTTCAGCGCCGAGCTCACCGTAGAGGTCAGACCTGCACCGCCGGTCCTCCAGCACCACCCACAGGACGAACCCAGAGTCGGCTGAAATGTAACCTGCGTGTCGTCTcgcaggaggaggagcagccgGCGCTGAGCGAAGCTCTGCTGGACCAACAGTTCACCAACGCTGTCAAAACATCCTTCCAGAAACTGACATCAACGACGGGACGGGTGCTGAACATCCTGCAGATGCTCCTCTCCTTAACCTTCATCACCTTCTTCACCCAGTAAGAGTCTCACCTTCACCTTCATCCCGTTAAGATTCACACCTTTATTTCCATCTTCTTTTCTCCTCTGCAGGGCGTTTGGGTACCTCTGGCAGTACAACAGGGACATTTGTTTCGACAACGTCTACATCACCACCTACTTCAGACAGATCGATGCCCGCAGACGGAAAGCGGTATCATTctcatcctcatcatcctcaCTTCAGTACAGTCCACGGTCTGACCGTCCTGTCCTCTCCTGCGCTGCGTTTAGGGGAAGCGCTGCCTGCTGCCTCTGAGGAAATCTGAGAAAAACAAGCTGATCAACCCCTGCAGTCTGAAAATTTACCCCGAAGAGGTCAAACAAGTGGTGCGTTCAAGAGCAGTAACTCTGGCAGTATTTATGTAGTgtttcacaaagtgcttcacaggaAATAATCCACTGTAATAGCAGCAGTGACGCGACTCCTCAGTTCTTTGCACTCACCTAAAAATCTGCAGATTTGTTAAAGGATCATTACCCTAAATACCACTTTTCCATCTTTTTAAGTTTAAGTTATTTTTATAAATAACGTGTTTAGACGTGGTCCAATCAGAGTGCAGCACTCTCACAAACAGGTATGCAGCAATAGCAGATTTCTGTGCCGTTATAAATTCAAGGTGCAATTTCAGGACACAGTCTGTGTTCAGCCAAATACACCCAGAAAAGGTGTAATacacattttactgtttttatagCTGATGATCACAGTTTAGtttaataaagataaaaaagtaTTTGAGGTTGTGACTTTGAACCTTGTCCCCGTGCCTGGCAGGTTTTTCAtttacagtgggatgcaaaagtttgggcggCCTTGTtcatagtcattattttcctgtataaatcgttaaATATAAGCGTCAGTTAAAtgtatcatataggagacacacagtgatgtttgagaagtgaaatgaagtttattggatttacagaaagtgtgcaagaattgtttaaacaaaatcaggcggATGAATAAATTTGGGctccacaaaaaaaagagatgaaatTAATATTTAGCAGATCTGCCTTTTGCAGAAATTCCAGCCTCTAAACGCTTCCTGTAGGCTCCAATGAGAGTCTGGATTGTGGTTGAAGGTATTTTGGACTGTTCCTCTACAAAACATCTGTAGGTCATTCAGGTTTGATGACTTCCGAGCATCAACAGCACTCTTTAACTCACACCACAGGTTTCAATAATATTCAGGTCTGGGCTGAGATGAACATTGtacttgttcctctgcatgaaTGCTTCAGTGGATTTTGAGCGTTGTCTTGTTGAAAGATCCAGCCCCGGCGCAGCTTCAGCTTTGTCTCTGATTCCTGGACATTGGtctccagaatctgctgatACTGAGTGGAATCCATGTGTCCCTGAACTTTGACAGGATTCCCAGTCCCTGCACTGGTCACACAGCCCCACAGCGTGATGGAACCAgcaccatattttactgtaggcagcaggtgtttttcttggaCTGCTGTGTTCTGTTTCCTCCATGCATAACGCCGCTTGTTATGCCCAAATAACTCAATTGTagtttcatcagtccacagcaccTTACTCCAGAATGAAGCTGGCTTGTCCAAATGTGCTTCAGCAAACCTCAAGCGtctctgtttgtgctgtgggcGGAGCAAAGGCTTCCTCTGCATCACTCTCACATGCAGCATCTCCTTGTGTAAAGTGCGCCGAATGTTAGAACGATGCACAGCGACTCCATCTGCTGCAAGATGATGTTGCAGGTCTTTGGTGCTGGTCTGTGGGTCGACTCTGACTGTTCTCACCGTCGCTTCTGTCTCTCCGAGATGTTTCTTGGTCTGCCACTTCCAGCCTTAACTTGAACTGAGCCTGTGGTCCATTGTCTCAATCTGTTCCTAACTGTGGAGACAGACGGCTTAACTCTCTGAGACAGCTTTCTGTGTCCTTCCCACCATGATGCTGAACAGTCTTTGTCTTCAGGTCATCTGACAGTTGTTCTGAGACCCCCGTGTTGCTACacttcagagaaaattaaaagaggagggaaacttACAATTGACCCCCTTAAATACTGTTTCTCATTATTGGATTCATCTGTGCATGTAGGTCAGGGGTCACTGAGCTTACCGAGCCAATTTGAGTTCCAGCAATTAGTTCTGAAGGTTTtggaatcaataaaatgacaacagatttatgcacctgcctgattttgtttaaacaattcttGCACACtttaaatccaataaacttcatttcacttctcaaacaTCACTGTGTgcgtctcctatatgatatatttaactgacagtTTTTATTGTaccaaccaacgatttatacaggaaaataatgactatgaACAAGGtggcccaaacttttgcatcccactgtagcTGCAGAATTTCCAGTCTTACTGCTGCTTTGCACCACTTCCTGTTTCAACCCCTCATTAACCCCACCTTTCACTCCCCACCTGTCTGTGTGTAGCAGAGCTCAGAGCCAAGACAGCAGACTAAAgttagtgagtgtgtgtgtgtgtgtgtgtgtgtgtgtgtgtgtgtgtgtgtgtgtgtgtgtgtgtgtgtgtgtgtgtgtgtgtgtgttggcagatgtcaggtgtgtttcagGTGCTGACGGTCTTCCTGCTGTCCGTTGTCCTGCTGACTGTCGACTTCTCGCTGTCCCACGTGCTGGACATCATCAGTAGACACACCCTCACCCATTTCAACATCACCagtaaacacacgcacacacacacacacgcacgcacacacacacacacaccactctcCAGTCTTAAATCCCACACACGGGTCAGCTGTGTGCAGGGCAGGTGATTTGaacatcagctgtttggagCTGCTGGGGGTCATTTCGATGTCCTGCTGAAGGACCAGCAGGATGACTGGAGTGAAAGAGGTTTAAAACCTGTATTAAGTAACACTTCATATAAGTGGAGCTGATAtcaacacttgtgtttgaaactttgtgaaacacacaaactggaCAGGATATATTCTGTTTTCGCCGCGCGTCAGGTTGGCGATCTGTCCGAGGTGCACCCCGCCTCTCGTCCCGTGGTAGCTCCAGCTCCCCCGCGAcccataaataataaatattttatttaacctttatttatacaggtagTCCCATAATAAATGTTACTCTGCTCTTATCTCATGTGTTTAGGATTATCTTACAGAAATGCTGCAGATTGAACTCGCTGACTGCAGGGAGTTTCACTTTGTGACTCCGCCCCTTCTCTGCAGGTAGTCACCAGGTGGACATCAGAGTGGAAGGGGACACCATGATGGCCCGCCTCCTGAGGACGACAATTTCAGCCTTCAACAGCTCGTCCACCCTCAATATCCAAAGTGATAACCAGGGTGGGtcataggtcaaaggtcacacagGATTTGTTTAGCATATATTCAAATTCACCAGATCATTAAACAACCAGAGAATCAGGCCTAAAAGATGACCACCAGAGGGCAGTACACAGTACTGTTACACATGCATCGTCCTGACAGCACATTTTAATGACTCCGATTTTCATGTTGATGAACACAGGCGCTAATTAAATCAGACTGATTTTACTATGTGTCCATGTGTGTCAGTTACATCTCTGACACGCGAGTAAATGTCCACGTTTGCTTTGTTGGATGCTGAAAGTTTCAGTCTCGACTGCCGAACTTTTGCTGACAGCGCAGTTTGTCTCAAACTACACACAAAAGTGTCCCACacctcttcctctcccccctcagAGTGCATGTCCCCCCCCTCCACCCTCTCTGCTGAGGTCTATGTGAGATGTGTGTGTTGTGTCCTGCTGGTGGCGCTGTTCAGCTGCCTTCAGATTTACACCAACCGGCTCCGGCATGTCATTGCTGCCTTCTACAACCCCAAggtgagcgcacacacacacacacgcacgcacacacacatgcacgcacacacacgcacgcacgcacgcacacacacgcacgcacacacacatgcacgcacacacacacacacacacacacgcacgcacacacgcatgcacgcacacacacgcacgcacgcacacacacgcacgcacgcacacacatgcacgcacatgcacacacacacacgcacacacacacgcacacacacacgcacgcacatgcacacacacacacacacacgcacacacatgcacgcacacacgcacgcacacacacgcacgcacacacatgcacacacacacacacacacacacacacacacacgcatgcacgcacacacatgcacgcacacacacgcacatacacatgcacgcacacacgcacacacacatgcacgcacacacacacgcacgcacacacatgcacacacacacacgcatgcacacgcacgcacacacacacgcacgcacacacacacacacttttgcctgtggaataaaataaagtaaaacatcGTCTGCAAGCAAACATATGATTGTATGACACTAACATGCTAATTTTTCATAATCCAAATTAATGTTGGCACAGTAACACAGTAGTGCTTgagtatcagaatcagaatcagaatcagaatactttattgatccctgggggaaattattttttgttacagtgctccattttaaaccaacattaagacaagacagacaatacactaactaagaatagtacaatatatacatatatatacatacatacatacatacatacatacatacatacatacatacatacataagtcactcataaataaatagttggaaaagaaacatgtgtagttgttgcagtaaccagtgtgttaagtggatgcgttgtacagggagccacaggcaggaaagatttcctgtgtcgttcagtggtgcatcatgggtaatctcagtctctcactgaacgtgctcctgtgactgaccaacatgtcatggagtgggtgggaggtgttatccaacattgtctttatcttggacagcatccgcctctccgacaccaccttgagggagtccagctccatccccacaacattgctggccttacggatcagtttattaagtctgttggcatctgcgaccctcagcctgctcccccagcatgcaacagcatagaggatcgcactggccaccacagactcatagaaaatcctcagcattttctggcagatgttgaaggacctcagtcgcctcaaaaaatagagacgactctggcccttcctgtaaagtgctgtggtgtttttagcccagtccagtttattgtcaatgtgtactccaaggtatttatagtcctccacaatgtcaacactgaccccctggattgaaacaggggtcaagtgtttcctggtcttcctgaagtccacgatcagttccttggtctttgccacgttgagctgcagatgattctgctcacaccacgtgacaaaggagtcgaccacagcccggtactctgtctcatcatccctgctgatgcatccaaccaccgcagagtcatcagaaaacttctgaagatggaggtctctgtgcagtggctgaagtctgtggtgtagagggtgaagaggaagggggagaggacagtcccctgtggtgcccctgtgttgctaatcaccttgtcagacacacactgtgggagacgtacatattgtggtcttcctgtcaggtaatcaacaatccaggacaccagagaagcatccacctgcatcgctgctaacttatcacccaggagggtcggcctgatggtgttgaaagcactggaaaagtcaaaaaacatgaccctcacagtgctcgccggctggtccagatgggtgtagacacgattgagcaggtagatgatggcgtcctctgttccgagacgaggctgataagcgaactgaaggggatccaggtgtagtcttactatgggtcgcagctggtccaggatgagcctttccagggtcttcatgatgtgggaggtcagtgccacgggcctgtaatcctgggggccactgggacgaggcgtctttggtacagggacgaggcatgatgtcttccacatcaccgggaccctctgcagactcagactcagcataaacagtttatgaaagactccacacagctggggggcacaggtcttgaggacaaggggactcactccgtctggtccagcagacttgcctgagtgaagtctcctcatttgcatctcaacctggtattgagtgaaggtgatgggtgggggaggggtgtcaggaatctcacaggaggcaacatgtgaagagagaggctggcacagtggtgtggctctggattccaggctgactgcaggtgaggttgtgggggtgggagcagacactgtggtgtcgaatctattgaaaaacagattcaactcgtcggctctattctcacctccctcagctcccctgctgttggttggcctgaatccagtgatggtcttcatgcccctccacacctctctcatgctgttctgctggagtttccactccagcttcctcctgtaattgtccttagcctctctgatcttgtcctttagtaacacctggaccttcctcacctcctctttgttgccccctctgaaagccctcttcttgttgttgaggagggctttgatgtccttagtcacccacggcttgttatttgggtaacaatgaacagtctgagctggaacaatggagtcggtgcagaaagttatgtagcctgtgatacactcagtaagcccattgatgtcctcggcgtgaggctcacagagtgtttcccagtcggtcacctcgaaacagccctgtagttccgctattgcctcctctgaccacctcctgacagtcctggtggtcacaggttccctcctcacaattggcacatagcggggggtgaggtgaatcaggttatgatctgacctaccaagtggggggagggaggaggagctgtatgcatccttgacgttagcatacagtaagtctaaagttttctctcccctggtgggacagtccacatattgtttgaatgttggtagtgtattgtccagtgatacatggttgaagtcacccgagatcacaataaaggcactcgggtgctgagtctgtagccgagctatggcagagtggatagtgtcacatgcagctgtggggttagcagaggggggaacataaacagccaccaagatgacgtgagagaattccctgggtaaataatacggcctgagtccaacagcacacagttcagtgtccgggcaacaaatcctttctttgattgttatgttggcagggttacaccaccggttgttaactaaaacagcaagcccacctcctttacgcttaccgctagcgatgctgtccctgtccgccctaacagtgtggaagccttccacggaagcattctcatcgggaatgacctggtgcagccatgattcggtgaaacacatcaggctacactctcggtattccctctgactccgtaccagtgctgagagctcgtcgattttacttgccaacgatcgcacatttcccatcacgatagacggcagacacggtttaaacctcctcctcgcttcgagcctccgctgtctcaccgtcaccttttttcttctcttctgtccttgacctctgcatccccgatgtgttttcctccaaatttcagctggtacttctgcgggcctggccagcgagccggccggcatcagggcgatcagctgatctctggagtaaacagtccgtgcgtgtaggagatgtgccgcggtcccgttccatgataaaagtaacagttccacggccaccagaagaacaaaaactctctcaatccacatgattgagtaagagatagaaaacggaggaaaatacaagtcagaaaaaaaaaagaatacgtaagaaaaaagagctaaactaagagaaaagcaggagcgactgtaacaggctgcatgctggttggcgcatgcgcacttaagCACTTAAACAGGTGGCTCTGCGATGTTGCAGTTTACACGCTCACCTAACATCTAACATGAAACAGGATTGAGACCAGAAGTAGCTGTAATATCTCCTGAGGACATCCAGCACCAAAACCTGGGAATCAAATATGTGGAGCCAACAGAATGGAGAACAAAACAACCCATagttatgtattaaaattgtaCTTTGAGACATCATCATGCAGGGTTTCTGGGTAATTCCTCTCTGGCCTGTCCACATACATTTGGCTGTAAAGTGCTGTGTGccctcctcccccctccttTCCTGCCACATGAATATATAAAGAAGCTCCTTCATGTGTGAGAACAAATCAAATGTGTCAACTCGACTTAAGTTGGTGTTAAATCCAGATAAATCCAAGTTCATGTTATTCTCGAATGGCAAAGAGTCGCTAGCTACGTCTCCTAAGATTAAAACAATTCAAGGAACTGAAATTTAAATGGTCTCATGTATCAAGGGATCATTATAGATCAGAATTAGTCATTTAAGACTCACATTCAAAGGCTTGTGTCGaagttaaaactaaaactaggtTACTTTTTTAGAAATCCCTCCTGTTTCTCCCTCCAAGTGAGAAAACGCTTGATTCATGCAACTTTTTTACCTTTATTGGATTATGGTGACCTGCTTTTTATGAATGCACCTGCCCACCGCCTACGAGGTTGGAAACGGTGTACCATTGTGCTTCATGTTTTATTACTGGCTATGGAAATCCACCTTTTGCATATTCAGACTCTCCCACTGGTTGATCTTTATCTATAAATCTCTGCTTGGGCTGGTTCCCTCTtatctgtgtgtttatatgtgtaaaaaccacaaccaATACAGCCTGCGTTCTCACAATATCATACAAATGATTGTCCCAACAATCAGAACAGAATAGGAGAAAAAGGCTTTTAAACACGCCGCCCCTGCTTCCTGGAATCATCTGCAGGAGGAACTGAAATGATCAGAGCTGGTTCCCTCGGGGAGTTTAAGTCCGTCTTAAAGGAGAATAACTCTTTTACTCAGTGTGATGGTTTTTAATGTCGCTCTTAATTCgatctgttattgtatatttttcacATGTTCGTACAGGatgttgtatttgttttaaatgttatacaCTTGTGTGGTACGTGTATCTTTacttttgttgccatgatgccaggtctctcttggaaatgagatttttaatctcaaagaGATTTTTTACcaggataaataaaggactgaaaatacagagacattaaatgaGAACAAAACTGATGTTGCATCTCTGATTTGTGTAAAATCAGAAGTTTGTGTGGCGTTAACATTTCGAGTTCTCTGTGTTTCGGTGATCGTTCAGCTCAGACTTCAGTGAATATCAAAGCGTTtccttcgtgtgtgtgtgtgtgtgtgtgtgtgtgtccatttcCTCATGGCggtgtttgttgtgtttggtCACGACTGatcacaaacagacaaacagagatTCGGATGGAGCGCGTGCAGCGGCCGGGTCGCTGTGCCGTCTGTAGCCACAATAGCAGtatttgttgtgtttattaGTAAACAAAGAAACATGAAACGAGTGTTTGTCTTGGTTTGAGCGCACGCCGTGATGTCACTTCCTCTCCTGAACTGATGAAGAAGTAAACCGCTCAAACTCATTAGCACGCACGCTCTGTTTAAACCCTGGGAGATGCTGTAAATCTGATCTGAGAGCAGATTAGTGTAAGAGCATTACAGCTGAGCTGACTGTGGCCGAGAGACATTCAGagcgagagagcgagcgagGCTGCGAATGAATGAGCTTCAGGTGCACACGTGGTCTGCACATTCACACTCAGCACTCTGCAGTCCAgcatcagctgctgctgctgacgcG
Coding sequences:
- the LOC143421173 gene encoding E3 ubiquitin-protein ligase DCST1-like isoform X2: MLETSAVLFLGIAHNLPLTFDLKVAVGCLFVAVCLAGGLLSSSFRCSVLLMFPSMLGSRGRSYLILLALSVLYAGPVSNIQRNVEAAAVSVSCNLDLQVRHSKLLWREAIKPFLIITQELMDNKEGFELEALNVSKKFQDIRDEMVLQYGYDRFETKQGGGNSTQEEFTTKTLKQCDSVVAQGVQRCVDWFANRWTACLEAIPVPVINYILCISMKFHFLCDIMKVMTPWCRDNIPVEGNFGQLFDRLNVSVDLLSREFSAELTVEEEEQPALSEALLDQQFTNAVKTSFQKLTSTTGRVLNILQMLLSLTFITFFTQAFGYLWQYNRDICFDNVYITTYFRQIDARRRKAGKRCLLPLRKSEKNKLINPCSLKIYPEEVKQVMSGVFQVLTVFLLSVVLLTVDFSLSHVLDIISRHTLTHFNITSSHQVDIRVEGDTMMARLLRTTISAFNSSSTLNIQSDNQECMSPPSTLSAEVYVRCVCCVLLVALFSCLQIYTNRLRHVIAAFYNPKREKTRILFLYNLHIHGRISSSSRKRIISRGQRTVFQRLLRWGHRLCWHHHGEEASSSEKTHYASG
- the LOC143421173 gene encoding E3 ubiquitin-protein ligase DCST1-like isoform X1, whose amino-acid sequence is MMADTGTRHSSAHRCVQTILPPVVHRFLFSQSEEFPVARPLFRALFGVATGTVLFLGIAHNLPLTFDLKVAVGCLFVAVCLAGGLLSSSFRCSVLLMFPSMLGSRGRSYLILLALSVLYAGPVSNIQRNVEAAAVSVSCNLDLQVRHSKLLWREAIKPFLIITQELMDNKEGFELEALNVSKKFQDIRDEMVLQYGYDRFETKQGGGNSTQEEFTTKTLKQCDSVVAQGVQRCVDWFANRWTACLEAIPVPVINYILCISMKFHFLCDIMKVMTPWCRDNIPVEGNFGQLFDRLNVSVDLLSREFSAELTVEEEEQPALSEALLDQQFTNAVKTSFQKLTSTTGRVLNILQMLLSLTFITFFTQAFGYLWQYNRDICFDNVYITTYFRQIDARRRKAGKRCLLPLRKSEKNKLINPCSLKIYPEEVKQVMSGVFQVLTVFLLSVVLLTVDFSLSHVLDIISRHTLTHFNITSSHQVDIRVEGDTMMARLLRTTISAFNSSSTLNIQSDNQECMSPPSTLSAEVYVRCVCCVLLVALFSCLQIYTNRLRHVIAAFYNPKREKTRILFLYNLHIHGRISSSSRKRIISRGQRTVFQRLLRWGHRLCWHHHGEEASSSEKTHYASG